The Toxoplasma gondii ME49 chromosome XII, whole genome shotgun sequence genome includes a region encoding these proteins:
- a CDS encoding hypothetical protein (encoded by transcript TGME49_217860), with amino-acid sequence MAKRQKGLLRQSPSRTIRNGVGETGSRPESGPASLAHRAALECNAFHKKSLQRSPASIPSGTSSPVPQLYASAQAADVVKPCEHPQLSAAASSEEQAAVQLVQQTPRRTRENERSEDATREAKGSASLAVYSPRVSFCDAAGPFADLLKGSSGTETQDPPNSPDLHMCTDCSGVLSAASQQTADSDASNADRSELSKFDLTPRATYQSSATQQAGLLDTRSQEARVFCMMNSPHNAKSAAGRTQQSPSAAPSSPALLPTAPLSVPQRDVSDRRLALQTHLATLERRLTDFLGIVAAAAPGAMGAAIGVAAAGPPANPSMSCTSAAKGASFQGSSTRQKSVGPCRMAVQKTPLWGSVEATLASSAGRCGGIWWLGREERPSSPRSREADQLGDTPPKSEETGERASTQNGDTRLPEGETARRVPTHSLTENSGSPLSDALEAKVRRLTEVSSRIHQHPGNAHSPTGYVQGAGQVPLARGLLSIDVGATSCRSSQSVSSLASETSDVSGEPRTSRQTAVSPMSAIVLRDPEETERAVTSPASGPSPWQRRAGGAHRLRNGRKRSGESDEALSASRDRGMTSRSSAQSIAGVQKVALNPSGGDAFFESSDLNTGGSGSRGVASGGAAGDGGNAADRERRTKSPESREGAADISNACAQTTGSMGMQELSHESLSGFACLSGADCTPALSCCSVSACSGFGHGSASTPVSPEKPTDWTATPSTAVTCTPEMTASSQLSLETTQRVPLRLPPSERERSFDRKVNEKALQTPGKEAKQPEGRQLVSGAPLAATRGEDWSFPSDKRLLERRDLPGEAALFPHVPTSGESRLAPAASSPDAASRHPVGSAAVLRGACRLRRSEPRDRFPHKEKKGPYAPSCEQASLQARAEQLSRPDTGEGIPNQLLQHLLLVLQCLDQVKNMQAALHVCVAPPAEVRGLEAPSGALDTAEVCLPSTAALLSATAALTDEVDLVGHRWRERGRLVADVALKSTHAAAMAGALAALPSSEEAPKRRGAFRRQAPRDQADAFDRLSAAVLAVTEAAADAAACAAHETEDDRETELLKRGPPANRLEKRPSSRPFRESGWGCRTQLPKEKLRFFRRFSTPGGRSRHATRSSACAKEGRHLEDARDRQRRRKRMVQQSRLDGEREKPWRTQREAAGCLRSSGDAASSESEPGANGVNEKKSDADGRRCLGFSSRLSLEPELRRREDSQRLKEARERKQNGALSLLQGSWVIRLLPPASPERKVEQRGCAAAARSAAANFFLSFAGGRRGRETASRQEPEAEASSSFASRLFPARRKASGSDRARQLPRQEKCFLFVSADFSHLCCAASPPPSVVRATEGSRAAGDLRRAVCTTTETACSLGGAATSNVSRKDSRELCAGEGSRGKDAARRQATPAADACLFCQGSRRTQALSNGDGTEASTAKSERHADDWTLAEETVDHGFGATSGSENGESIVGGSPSSSQKKPGSDLPFQGVQTPGSNWESEGCGGTGADELLASPCRSQPRLHVALPETKGVHAVSPLEESRAGDMLAPGISSQSLEAKTCSPTRLGADRTVPCCDRPSAAATRVRISEGEGGSTVLGFCCLSDSSVAGSRMSRTSAQRITPVVASPCCAWEERTPESECSLCGDMTASTVSALTPDYRRTPCQQTESLDRAGCTSQLKASGSAVVAFSDGQGGDSEGADTDASVAPSVLCVALPAFASCQRRRQGRANRKACLSSASSPTTGEPRHAAREARRPRKETSLQTACVKRSASKSFFNACSGSDSGGRRDQRDKVLNPLDRRSEPRRPSWAVATSSESSGKTSRRLETASRQQAVGARGSPLGVAPSQFPWKSPQLIVPLSAVESVEYGYSSSAYHRLQRSNCAPLVAVPPYLCCSIRVRRNRDQTQEGSERGNLTDCSSAASVASCWSACTPQAKPESRRWGTEGGKTPRTGLTREDDLEAFDFIVLSESDAAKWAVSLNSLIRHDPRRVRFTAEEFSYQLHVMRQHHTQRLRLECLLAHTQLHARRGPEARSESGSKRRCERREPADSAHSSASRAADLEALAGIQDFTTAISGWQEVHRNASSALKIGNVRSRSDRDSDFVVESSLLGGKILEGETLESEASESEASESDTDASWRDASCESSRRYDFRQGARRPRRRCGPYRFSSAPPQICGCSCCSTTTGSGADLNSGDEYVRLRSWAPSALSRLPSSLRGPSSRRGRTPGDPRMTRPRVAPKAGDTPTRGATFSRALKSTEAEGDGSQSRACASVGEANVVDDCAGRQGCSRPRSVGIRTAAVSSPSLPAPKTSEEQGAPGGCGFGLAGTEQEENTLPDASEPPKNAESREEKANQNTQTPSTSTAQVGPVRGQSPLRRGMSDVTPGALGVKRSSGVSRSLPTPALANCPSKSLVGGRPELVPNSVLGREPAALLRANSSVSGQSLPDEQERFESKAMRSLWRSRSYAAPAASAEMRRWASAGVSSVSNCGSQSGRGTPASKASTTEALLRFLNRSWKASRRKEARVSHTQSEHRGTEGLVSGEQSPPCMGPSRGGPPSGPATQSCLCRLPPPALLPGDKLDASRSVQRDTEKAEFFSPVVVGSHPPFYLNAVRSYVSGLLSPPHITQGATWVVPGPLECGGCAAPVRMHQRHQNQRLVESRGSACEALEVIPGLSVEPQGEGEARVSRGGLSSSVPLAPSGAQSEAKRWRSLTRGFGLFARRRPSEEATQAAAGRPVLKRSASCFTAGDRHASCMRFTEASAFPWSLRPTVEPASQTPAAGSCRSCSATRSLPQGDADELHCMQSVGDEKEQLESAAPEASFPLGIFVPSFPPVFGGRPCCLHPTHQGGRACNWRRDWAGCSFPLASLHEVCGTADNGDIGGVGGTPSGPVGPSLLGTHTAGCETVFAEKLVVPLHQTLHKFLHNPHDPEKGPVPPTCLHRRPPILAVGGMLYRCQTHEWWTPKGESDQPGAGELAPLWPTARLQVPVSSPHESEQNLTAVSDRSQDLQVSRRGSAPPREVSASAEGWKRRGEENTEKTDLPAPVSSDIQSKQIREWLPQETESSPETLMTPVAVPSLPAGVGDEDEEEVQFCIFSEDEETRKGERDGLHAAQRCPVP; translated from the exons ATGgcgaaaaggcagaaaggaCTGCTGCGGCAGTCGCCATCGCGAACGATCCGCAACGGTGTCGGTGAAACCGGCTCGCGCCCAGAATCCGGGCCAGCTTCCCTCGCTCATCGAGCCGCGCTGGAATGCAACGCCTTCCATAAAAAGTCCCTTCAACGCAGTCCTGCGTCGATCCCTAGCGGAACTTCTTCTCCCGTACCACAACTGTACGCAAGCGCACAGGCTGCCGACGTGGTGAAGCCCTGCGAGCATCCGCAGCTGAGTGCGGCGGCTTCTTCAGAAGAGCAAGCCGCAGTGCAACTCGTCCAGCAGACGCCAAGAAGGACCCGCGAAAACGAACGCAGCGAGGACGCGaccagagaggcgaaagggaGCGCGTCCCTCGCCGTCTATTCTCCTCGAGTTTCCTTCTGCGACGCAGCCGGGCCGTTCGCAGACCTTCTCAAAGGGTCGTCTGGAACAGAAACTCAAGACCCGCCCAACAGTCCGGACCTCCACATGTGTACAGACTGCTCTGGCGTCTTGTCCGCTGCGTCGCAGCAAACGGCGGACTCCGACGCCTCGAATGCAGACCGCAGCGAACTGTCAAAGTTCGACTTAACACCGCGCGCGACCTACCAGAGTTCCGCCACGCAGCAGGCGGGGCTTCTAGACACTCGGTCGCAGGAGGCGCGCGTCTTTTGCATGATGAACTCTCCGCACAACGCGAAGAGCGCCGCTGGTCGTACACAGCAGTCGCCTTCGGCAGCTCCATCGTCTCCCGCGCTCCTCCCAACCGCTCCTCTGTCAGTGCCCCAGAGAGATGTCTCAGATCGACGACTCGCTCTGCAGACGCACTTGGCGACTCTCGAACGCAGACTCACTGACTTCCTCGGCAtcgtcgccgccgccgctcCCGGTGCCATGGGTGCAGCCATCGGAGTGGCTGCGGCGGGGCCTCCGGCGAATCCGAGCATGAGCTGCACATCGGCCGCGAAGGGTGCGAGTTTTCAGGGCTCCTCCACTCGTCAGAAATCCGTCGGACCCTGTCGAATGGCTGTACAAAAAACGCCGCTTTGGGGGTCTGTAGAAGCCACGCTTGCTTCTTCGGCCGGCCGCTGCGGAGGTATCTGGTGGCTCGGTCGTGAGGAGAGACCGTCGAGTCCGCGCTCAAGAGAAGCCGATCAACTCGGCGATACGCCAccgaaaagcgaagagacaggggagagagcCTCGACGCAAAATGGAGACACTCGCCTCCCAGAGGGGGAGACAGCCCGTCGCGTTCCCACACACAGCCTGACAGAAAACTCCGGGAGTCCCCTCTCCGACGCGTTGGAGGCGAAGGTGCGAAGGTTGACAGAAGTTTCCTCACGAATTCACCAGCACCCAGGCAACGCCCATTCGCCGACAGGGTATGTACAGGGCGCGGGGCAGGTGCCCCTGGCCAGAGGTTTGTTGTCTATTGATGTTGGCGCGACGTCTTGTCGCAGCTCCCAGAGCGTCAGCAGTCTCGCCAGCGAGACCAGTGACGTGAGTGGCGAACCGCGAACTTCGAGACAGACCGCAGTGTCCCCGATGTCCGCGATCGTTCTGAGAGACCCGGAGGAAACCGAGCGGGCGGTGACAAGTCCAGCGAGCGGCCCGAGTCCTTGGCAGCGCAGGGCAGGAGGCGCGCATCGCCTCAGGAACGGCCGAAAGAGAAGCGGTGAGAGTGACGAGGCCTTGAGTGCGAGCAGAGACCGAGGCATGACTTCGAGGAGTTCTGCACAGAGCATCGCCGGCGTTCAGAAAGTAGCGCTAAATCCGTCTGGAGGGGACGCATTCTTCGAGAGTTCCGATCTCAACACAGGCGGCTCTGGATCGCGCGGAGTCGCCTCAGGTGGAGCCGCTGGCGACGGAGGCAACGCGGCCGACCGAGAGCGCAGAACCAAAAGCCCAGAGAGCCGTGAAGGTGCGGCAGATATTTCAAATGCATGCGCTCAGACGACCGGTTCCATGGGGATGCAGGAGCTCTCGCACGAGTCCTTGTCTGGCTTTGCGTGCCTTTCGGGAGCGGACTGTACACCTGCGCTCTCCTGCTGCTcggtctctgcatgcagcggcttcGGACATGGGTCAGCGTCGACGCCTGTGAGTCCTGAAAAGCCTACGGACTGGACAGCGACGCCTTCGACGGCAGTCACGTGTACACCCGAGATGACAGCGAGTTCTCAGCTCTCGCTGGAGACAACTCAGCGGGTCCCCCTCCGTTTGCCGCCAAGTGAACGCGAGCGTTCTTTCGACAGAAAGGTGAACGAGAAGGCGCTGCAAACACCGGGTAAAGAGGCCAAACAGCCGGAGGGTCGGCAACTTGTCTCAGGTGCGCCTCTGGCTGCGACAAGAGGTGAAGACTGGAGTTTTCCGTCTGATAAACGCCTTCTGGAGCGACGCGACCTTCCTGGCGAAGCCGCGCTCTTCCCTCATGTCCCCACATCCGGAGAGTCTCGGCTCGCGCCCGCTGCGTCCTCGCCCGACGCGGCTTCACGACACCCAGTGGGCTCCGCAGCGGTCCTCAGGGGCGCGTGCAGGCTGCGTCGAAGCGAGCCAAGAGACAGGTTCCCccacaaagagaaaaaaggccCATACGCGCCTTCCTGCGAACAGGCCTCTCTCCAGGCGAGGGCGGAGCAGCTCAGCAGACCCGACACTGGAGAGGGAATTCCGAACCAGCTACTGCAGCATCTGCTGCTCGTTCTCCAGTGTCTAGATCAGGTGAAGAACATGCAAGCGGCGCTCCACGTGTGTGTGGCGCCGCCTGCTGAGGTCCGGGGCCTCGAGGCTCCTTCTGGCGCTCTGGACACTGCGGAAGTCTGTCTGCCGTCGACAGCGGCTCTGCTGTCGGCGACCGCGGCCCTGACCGACGAGGTGGATCTGGTCGGGCACCGCTGGAGAGAACGGGGGCGCCTCGTGGCGGACGTCGCCTTGAAGAGCACACATGCAGCTGCGATGGCCGGCGCTCTTGCTgcacttccttcttcggaAGAGGCCCCAAAACGGCGAGGCGCGTTTCGACGCCAGGCACCCAGGGACCAGGCAGACGCCTTCGATCGGCTCTCTGCGGCCGTACTGGCGGTCACGGAGGCAGCCGCCGATGCAGCGGCTTGTGCTGCCCATGAAACTgaggacgacagagagacagaacttTTGAAGCGAGGCCCGCCGGCCAATCGCTTGGAGAAGCGCCCGAGCTCGCGACCATTCAGAGAGAGCGGGTGGGGGTGCAGGACGCAACTTccgaaggagaagctgcGTTTCTTCAGACGGTTTTCCACCCCgggagggagaagccgaCACGCGACAAGaagctctgcatgcgccaagGAAGGGAGGCACTTGGAAGACGCAAGGGATCGCCAGAGACGTCGGAAGCGCATGGTGCAGCAGTCCAGGCTGGACGGCGAACGTGAGAAGCCGTGGAGAACTCAGAGGGAGGCGGCAGGCTGCCTTCGGAGCAGCGGCGACGCGGCGTCAAGTGAGAGCGAGCCTGGAGCGAATGGAGTGAatgaaaagaagagcgacgctgACGGACGTCGCTGCCTCGGATTTTCCTCACGGCTGAGCCTCGAGCCAGAGCTGCGCAGACGCGAGGACAGTCAACGTTTgaaggaggcgcgagagcggAAACAGAACGGGGCTCTATCGCTCCTGCAAGGGAGCTGGGTCATTCGCCTCTTGCCGCCCGCTTCTCCAGAAAGGAAGGTTGAACAGAGAGGCTGCGCGGCGGCGGCTCGTTCCGCGGCCGCGaatttcttcttgtctttcgcTGGAGGACGAAGGGGGAGGGAAACTGCCTCAAGGCAGGAGCCCGAGGCAGAGGCCTCCTCCAGCTTTGCGTCCAGACTCTTTCctgcgagaaggaaagcgagtGGAAGCGATAGAGCCAGACAGCTGCCTCGACAGGAAAAATGCTTTCTGTTCGTTTCGGCAGACTTCAGCCACCTCTGCTGCGCGGCGAGCCCACCGCCGAGCGTCGTTCGAGCTACCGAGGGATCCCGGGCGGCAGGCGATTTAAGGCGCGCCGTATGCACGACCACGGAAACCGCTTGCAGTCTGGGAGGAGCGGCGACCTCAAACGTTTCGAGAAAAGACTCCCGAGAACTGTGCGCCGGAGAAGGGAGCAGGGGCAAGGAcgcggcgagaagacagGCGACGCCGGCAGCAGACGCCTGCCTGTTTTGCCAGGGGTCCCGACGGACTCAAGCACTCTCAAACGGGGACGGCACTGAAGCGTCCACGGCAAAGAGTGAGAGGCATGCCGATGACTGGACATTGGCTGAAGAGACGGTCGATCACGGCTTCGGAGCAACTTCTGGAagcgaaaacggagaaagtATCGTCGGAGGCTCCCCCTCGTCTTCACAGAAAAAGCCAGGAAGCGATCTGCCGTTCcagggtgtacagacacctgggTCAAATTGGGAATCAGAGGGTTGCGGAGGGACCGGGGCGGATGAGCTTCTGGCGTCTCCGTGCAGAAGCCAGCCGCGTCTCCACGTTGCACTTCCCGAAACAAAGGGAGTGCATGCGGTTTCGCCACTGGAGGAAAGTCGCGCTGGGGATATGCTTGCTCCAGGGATTTCCTCCCAGTCGCTGGAAGCGAAGACTTGCTCCCCGACCCGGCTCGGGGCTGACCGGACGGTTCCTTGCTGCGATCGGCCCTCAGCAGCCGCGACTCGAGTTCGAATCTccgagggagaagggggCTCGACTGTGTTGGGATTTTGCTGTTTAAGCGATTCCAGCGTAGCCGGTAGCCGCATGAGTCGAACCTCTGCCCAGCGAATCACTCCGGTCGTCGCGTCTCCCTGTTGTGCTTGGGAGGAACGGACCCCAGAGAGTGAGTGCTCTCTCTGCGGGGACATGACGGCAAGCACCGTCAGTGCTTTGACGCCGGATTACCGGAGAACGCCTTGTcaacagacagagagtcTAGATCGCGCAGGTTGCACGTCGCAGCTTAAGGCGTCGGGCAGCGCTGTTGTAGCTTTTTCGGACGGCCAGGGAGGCGACTCGGAGGGCGCGGATACAGACGCGAGTGTCGCGCCGTCTGTGCTCTGTGTGGCTCTgcctgccttcgcttcttgccagcgaaggagacaagggagAGCGAATCGAAAGgcttgtctctcgtctgcgtcgtcccCGACAACTGGGGAGCCCAGACACGCAGCGCGTGAAGCGCGGCGCCCTAGAAAAGAAACCTCCCTCCAGACTGCGTGTGTCAAGCGCTCCGCCTCCAAGTCCTTCttcaatgcatgcagcgggaGCGACAGCGGCGGCCGGCGCGACCAGCGGGACAAGGTATTGAATCCTCTAGATCGACGTTCGGAACCTAGACGCCCCAGCTGGGCTGTCGCAACTTCCTCTGAGAGCTCTGGGAAGACCTCCCGTCGCCTGGAGACTGCCTCGAGACAACAGGCCGTCGGCGCAAGGGGATCCCCGTTGGGAGTGGCGCCCTCTCAGTTTCCGTGGAAGTCTCCTCAGTTGATCGTTCCTCTCAGCGCCGTCGAGAGCGTCGAATACGGATACTCGAGCAGCGCCTACCAtcgtctccagagaagcaaCTGCGCGCCCCTAGTGGCTGTCCCTCCTTATCTCTGCTGCTCGATTCGCGTGAGAAGAAATCGCGACCAGAcacaggaaggaagcgagagaggaaacctAACGGACTGCAGCTCTGCAGCCAGCGTTGCTTCCTGctggagcgcatgcacgccaCAGGCCAAGCCCGAGTCGAGGCGCTGGGGCACCGAGGGTGGGAAGACCCCTCGGACTGGCCTTACTCGCGAAGACGATTTGGAGGCGTTCGACTTCATTGTCCTCAGCGAAAGCGACGCTGCCAA atgggCAGTCAGTTTGAACAGCTTGATTCGGCACGATCCGCGTCGCGTCCGCTTCACCGCCGAGGAGTTTTCTTACCAGCTTCATGTTATGCGCCAGCACCACACACAACGCCTGCGCCTCGAATGTCTGTTGGCCCACacgcaactgcatgcgcggcgcgGACCTGAAGCTCGCTCTGAGAGTGGGTCCAAGAGGCGttgcgagaggcgagagcctGCGGACTCGGCTCACAGCTCCGCCTCTCGGGCCGCAGACTTGGAAGCCCTCGCCGGCATCCAAGACTTCACCACAGCGATTTCGGGGTGGCAGGAGGTACACCGAAACGCAAGTAGTGCTTTGAAGATAGGCAACGTCAGGTCTCGCAGCGATCGAGACAGCGATTTCGTTGTGGAGAGCAGCTTATTAGGAGGAAAGATTTTAGAAGGTGAGACGCTAGAAAGCGAAGCGTCAGAAAGCGAGGCGTCAGAAAGCGACACAGACGCTTCGTGGCGAGACGCGTCCTGCGAGAGCTCTCGGAGGTACGATTTCAGGCAAGGGGCGAGGCGTCCTCGACGCCGGTGCGGACCCTACAGATTCTCTTCTGCACCGCCACAAATCTGCGGTTGCAGCTGCTGTAGCACGACTACAGGAAGTGGAGCTGATTTAAACAGTGGGGACGAGTATGTGCGCTTGAGGTCCTGGGctccgtctgctctctctcggcttccgTCCAGCTTGCGCGGTCCCTCCTCAAGGCGCGGACGAACGCCTGGAGACCCGAGAATGACGAGGCCCCGCGTGGCTCCGAAGGCGGGAGACACCCCGACCCGGGGAGCGACGTTCTCGCGTGCTCTCAAGAGCACCGAGGCGGAGGGCGACGGCAGCCAATCACGCGCTTGCGCCTCCGTTGGAGAGGCAAATGTTGTCGATGATTGCGCTGGGAGACAAGGCTGTTCGCGCCCAAGGAGTGTGGGGATTCGTAcggctgctgtctcctcgccgtcgctgccGGCGCCTAAAACCTCAGAGGAGCAAGGTGCCCCGGGCGGTTGCGGCTTCGGACTGGCGGGGAcggagcaggaagaaaacacactTCCAGACGCCTCAGAGCCCCCCAAAAACGCTGAGagtcgagaggaaaaggcgaatCAAAATACCCAGACGCCAAGCACTTCCACCGCCCAAGTCGGGCCCGTTCGGGGGCAGTCCCCGCTTCGCCGTGGCATGTCAGACGTCACTCCGGGAGCTCTGGGTGTCAAGAGGAGCTCGGGAGTTTCTCGGTCGCTTCCGACCCCAGCGTTGGCCAATTGCCCCAGTAAAAGCTTGGTTGGGGGTCGTCCTGAGCTTGTGCCGAACTCAGTTCTCGGCCGAGAGCCCGCTGCACTTCTGCGTGCGAATTCCAGCGTGTCTGGTCAGTCCCTTCCGGACGAACAAGAAAGATTTGAGTCCAAGGCGATGAGGAGCCTGTGGCGTAGCAGGAGTTACGCCGCTCCCGCAGCTTCCGCCGAGATGCGGCGATGGGCCTCtgccggtgtctcctctgtctccaacTGTGGCTCGCAGTCGGGCCGCGGGACACCCGCCTCAAAGGCGTCCACGACTGAGGCTCTTTTGCGGTTCCTGAACCGGAGCTGGAAAGCGAGCAGGCGCAAGGAGGCGAGAGTCTCCCACACGCAGTCAGAACACCGAGGGACAGAGGGACTCGTCTCCGGAGAACAGTCACCTCCGTGTATGGGGCCCAGTCGTGGGGGGCCTCCCTCCGGCCCTGCCACCCAgtcgtgtctctgtcgccttcctcctccagCCCTTCTCCCTGGCGACAAACTTGACGCGAGTCGGAGCgtccagagagacacggagaaagcggagttcttctctcctgtcgttGTTGGGTCTCACCCGCCGTTTTATCTAAACGCTGTCCGATCGTACGTTTCAGGCCTCTTGTCCCCTCCCCACATCACGCAAGGGGCGACCTGGGTCGTCCCTGGTCCCTTGGAGTGTGGCGGCTGTGCTGCCCCCGTCCGGATGCACCAAAGGCATCAAAATCAAAGACTTGTCGAGAGCCGCGGCAGCGCCTGTGAAGCACTGGAAGTGATACCTGGTCTGTCCGTGGAGCCTCAAGGCGAGGGCGAAGCGCGAGTCTCCAGAGGCGGCCTGTCCAGCTCAGTCCCACTGGCTCCTTCGGGTGCGCAGTCTGAGGCGAAGAGATGGAGGTCCCTCACTCGAGGTTTCGGCCTCTTCGCCCGGCGCCGACCCTCCGAGGAAGCCACACAGGCCGCCGCGGGAAGGCCCGTACTCAAACGGTCTGCATCTTGCTTCACagcgggagacagacacgcctcgtgcatgcgcttcacTGAGGCCTCAGCCTTCCCGTGGTCCTTGAGGCCAACAGTCGAGCCCGCGTCCCAGACCCCCGCCGCCGGAAGCTGTAGAAGCTGCAGCGCCACCCGGTCGCTTCCACAGGGAGACGCGGACGAactccactgcatgcagtcggtcggggacgagaaggaacaacTCGAATCTGCTGCGCCTGAAGCCAGTTTTCCCCTCGGGATTTTCGtcccttcctttcctcccgtCTTTGGGGGCAGGCCGTGCTGTCTCCATCCCACTCATCAGGGGGGTCGTGCATGCAACTGGCGTCGGGACTGGGCCGGTTGCAGCTTTCCACTGGCGTCTCTACACGAGGTTTGTGGGACAGCAGACAACGGGGACATTGGAGGAGTTGGGGGGACACCCTCGGGGCCTGTAGGACCAAGTCTGCTAGGGACGCACACCGCCGGGTGCGAGACTGTATTTGCGGAGAAGCTTGTCGTCCCTCTTCATCAGACTCTCCACAAGTTCCTCCACAACCCACATGACCCCGAGAAAGGACCTGTCCCCCCAACCTGCTTGCATCGCAGGCCACCCATCCTGGCCGTAGGAGGCATGTTGTACCGCTGTCAAACTCACGAATGGTGGACACCGAAAGGGGAAAGCGATCAGCCTGGAGCTGGCGAACTGGCTCCACTGTGGCCCACCGCTCGGCTCCAggtgcctgtctcctcgcctcacGAGTCCGAACAGAACCTGACGGCGGTGTCCGATCGGAGCCAAGATCTCCAGGTTTCGCGCCGAGGTTCCGCGCCTCCGCGTGAGGTTTCAGCCTCCGCTGAGGggtggaagaggagaggagaagaaaacacagagaaaacagattTGCCCGCACCCGTTTCTTCTGACATTCAAAGCAAGCAAATCAGAGAATGGCTAccccaggagacagaaagctcCCCAGAGACCCTCATGACTCCAGTTGCAGTCCCTTCTCTGCCGGCTGGGGTAGgcgacgaagatgaagaagaagtccAGTTCTGTATTTTCAgtgaggacgaagagacacggaaagGTGAACGGGAcgggctgcatgcagcacaAAGATGTCCTGTTCCGTGA